A window from Peromyscus eremicus chromosome 5, PerEre_H2_v1, whole genome shotgun sequence encodes these proteins:
- the LOC131910589 gene encoding spermatogenesis-associated protein 31E1-like has translation MESSVLQLKSLSDSWMSLSSIFIAMDVIFGIMCGVGLFFLLIPFLKTYPVSPPPGSGKNTPKVRKALAETQWSVFSLLSTTVMFTFPTQAERQVRGNLQKEQYLIFRDWKVGQRGDPCLCLPTRPKGNVFMHRTTKSRVDGRKLSGKCGFHVIHEHRGQAACQLEEEWAQLIFVLSHCQMRRKRPSKTRKKNASVKGCSDDRKSVEENQNPSQPVEIPIEQPILDSASLPFGKSNEKQDQLPLSQLLSYLKFLEDLIQQKFSQIFWGMSSVLSESVVATAWVSKRPYSARHKTVRFSDTVDPFPALPPAQGPPQISQAQPLPHQLVTPSLADLTEVQTLYNLPSSTPNQVLSSSTSRASEKPCPTIKSRIKASLLTENQPWQQDLEWKDTIGSNVQNHQAAISQPTHNLPRDIPPAEAIRSASIPPERCQFLQHHEEPQSEYRMTKVREQGPPFRFLPSQELTQLQGHFPANSRRQSKDKPELPQPAQPSILYYKSCKSSQMIETTPSGMPLKKDPARCNIHELIKEGPSFRAKVLPCTSSSTPGQGLEPRKCALRTEQLSYVNTTQDLSFLDPKTQRKLDSNIKQLPTKHRWRPYLQTLVSRDLIPPGVPASFLPQLVYPSSPSSVSKVEYYSKAAMILEKLHHQDPGGTRVETVSASRLQSPLFAHSPSEVQEMQRATPPAASHGPTKVHPDTLQSYLSTQTRAFCFQAKTQKSRIVQGTGRGSLQPRTSSRMPKHAAWKRFEDVASGHPCWSGTMLGPQERVPPSVVKQTNRSEEKKETTPAWKVSLGFTEIPIGQAINIHLRDFEFKEASRSPGRFQTPTPQHSGDSALKTQVCSEIDFRSNKQPQTRPVGHHKNSLSSVSLPSEHLLPSFQNRSKKPKTSQDLDDIFMRRDRSQETQNFGVPKNKIQAKNHKAFHPNDKKKELVRSRATCQEESSGRGRPSTPSFTQFKDTSSITEFQPSFDMPGKGQALPENNLKKMKRIFLQYLNLNTKDKGQGDSLKSENSTPATVITQESDSKEKLIYSMVVEMQYIMNVVVQILVNWLGLNVGDPTEEQRYKVEPLTSQLSHSPKGLYDPKNSRPKRLMRPEGQSHPSMYKGIRDKQQLVVGAQRACDQHQNRVKSGMGYGQLPTPKGTNHPCRNRGIGDKQQLDVDAQRAYDPNQIKMKSGRDCYPHASPKGHKHLFMHRNVRDKQQSGIVQRACDPHQSTEKGMGCGHLIGPRENNHPVTYRGSGDKKQSYAAAQRAGHPKWTLPA, from the exons ATGGAGAGTTCTGTCCTTCAGCTGAAAAGCCTTAGTGATTCCTGGATGAGTCTCAGCTCCATTTTCATAGCAATGGACGTGATCTTTGGCATTATGTGTGGAGTGGGGCTCTTCTTCCTACTGATCCCCTTCTTGAAGACATACCcagtgtcaccaccacctgggagTGGAAAGAACACCCCAAAGGTGAGGAAAGCCTTGGCTGAAACACAATGGAGTGTGTTCAGTCTGTTGTCCACTACTGTTATGTTCACATTTCCTACtcaagcagagagacaggtgaGAGGAAATCTCCAGaaagaacagtacctcatcttcAGGGACTGGAAAGTAGGGCAGAGGGGAGA CCCCTGCTTGtgtcttccaacaaggccaaaaGGAAATGTGTTTATGCATAGAACAACTAAGTCAAGGGTGGATGGGAGAAAGCTCTCTGGGAAATGTGGATTTCATGTTATCCATGAGCACAGAGGGCAGGCAGCTTGTCAATTAGAGGAAGAATGGGCCCAGCTGATTTTTGTCCTTTCTCACTGtcagatgaggaggaagaggccaaGCAAGACCAGGAAGAAAAATGCTTCTGTAAAAG GTTGTAGCGATGACAGAAAGAGTGTGGAAGAGAACCAGAATCCATCACAACCTGTGGAAAT cCCCATCGAGCAACCGATATTGGACTCTGCATCACTCCCCTTTGGGAAATCCAATGAGAAACAGGATCAGCTTCCCCTCTCTCAGCTGCTCTCTTACCTCAAGTTCTTGGAGGATCTTATACAGCAAAAATTTAGCCAGATTTTCTGGGGCATGTCCTCTGTGCTCTCTGAGTCAGTGGTGGCTACTGCCTGGGTCTCCAAGAGGCCTTACTCTGCAAGACATAAAACCGTGAGGTTCAGTGATACAGTTGATCCTTTCCCAGCTCTACCTCCCGCTCAAGGACCTCCACAGATTTCTCAGGCCCAGCCGTTGCCCCACCAGCTTGTGACACCAAGCTTGGCAGATTTGACAGAGGTCCAGACACTGTATAACCTCCCAAGCTCTACACCAAACCAAGTACTTTCTTCATCCACAAGTAGAGCCAGTGAAAAACCATGTCCTACCATAAAGTCAAGGATAAAGGCATCCCTCCTGACTGAAAACCAGCCCTGGCAGCAGGATCTGGAGTGGAAAGACACCATAGGCTCTAATGTCCAAAATCATCAAGCAGCCATTAGCCAGCCCACTCACAACTTACCCAGGGACATCCCACCCGCTGAAGCTATCAGGTCGGCCTCCATCCCTCCTGAGCGTTGTCagttcctccagcaccatgagGAGCCACAGAGTGAATACAGGATGACGAAGGTGAGAGAACAAGGCCCCCCCTTCAGGTTCCTCCCATCCCAGGAACTGACGCAGCTGCAGGGACACTTCCCAGCAAACAGTCGTCGCCAGTCTAAGGACAAGCCTGAACTCCCCCAGCCTGCCCAGCCCTCCATTCTCTACTACAAAAGCTGCAAGTCAAGTCAGATGATTGAGACTACGCCCTCAGGGATGCCCTTAAAGAAGGACCCAGCAAGATGTAACATACATGAACTCATCAAGGAGGGCCCCAGTTTTAGGGCCAAAGTCTTGCCTTGCACTTCAAGCAGCACCCCTGGGCAGGGTCTGGAACCCAGAAAATGTGCACTGAGGACAGAGCAGCTGTCCTATGTGAACACCACCCAGGACCTTTCCTTCCTTGACCCAAAAACACAAAGGAAGCTGGACTCAAACATCAAACAGCTTCCTACAAAACACAGATGGAGACCATATCTACAGACTCTTGTGTCAAGGGATCTCATCCCACCAGGGGTTCCAGCCTCATTCCTTCCCCAGCTTGTCTATCCCTCCTCACCCTCTTCTGTTTCCAAGGTTGAATACTATTCCAAGGCTGCCATGATCCTGGAAAAATTGCATCACCAAGATCCAGGAGGGACAAGGGTAGAAACGGTGTCAGCGTCCAGGCTGCAGAGTCCTCTGTTTGCACACTCACCTTCAGAGGTTCAGGAGATGCAAAGAGCGACTCCACCAGCTGCCAGCCATGGGCCCACCAAGGTTCATCCAGATACACTGCAGAGCTATCTGAGCACTCAGACCCGGGCTTTCTGCTTCCAGGCAAAAACCCAGAAGAGCAGGATTGTCCAAGGGACTGGAAGAGGCAGCCTGCAACCGAGGACCAGCTCAAGAATGCCCAAGCATGCAGCATGGAAGAGGTTTGAGGATGTGGCCTCAGGACATCCCTGCTGGAGTGGGACAATGCTGGGCCCTCAAGAAAGGGTCCCACCTTCAGTGGTCAAACAAACCAATAGATCggaggagaaaaaagagacaaCTCCTGCGTGGAAAGTGAGTCTGGGATTCACAGAGATTCCCATTGGACAAGCCATCAATATCCATCTCAGGGACTTTGAGTTTAAAGAGGCCAGTAGAAGCCCAGGCCGTTTCCAAACACCTActccacagcactcaggagattcAGCTCTAAAGACACAAGTGTGTAGTGAGATTGACTTCAGATCAAACAAGCAGCCACAGACCCGGCCTGTGGGCCATCATAAAAACAGCCTCAGTTCAGTAAGTTTGCCTTCAGagcatttgcttcccagcttCCAGAATAGATCCAAAAAACCCAAGACTTCCCAGGACCTAGATGATATCTTCATGAGGAGAGATCGGAGCCAGGAGACTCAGAACTTCGGAGTTCCCAAGAATAAGATTCAAGCAAAGAATCACAAGGCATTTCATCCCAATGACAAGAAGAAGGAGTTGGTGAGAAGCAGAGCCACATGCCAGGAAGAAAGTTCAGGGAGAGGGAGGCCCTCTACCCCAAGCTTTACCCAGTTCAAGGATACATCATCCATAACTGAGTTTCAGCCCTCCTTTGATATGCCAGGAAAGGGGCAGGCTCTGCCAGAAAATaatctgaagaaaatgaaaaggatttTTCTACAATATCTCAACCTCAACACAAAAGACAAGGGGCAGGGGGATTCTCTGAAGAGTGAAAACTCTACACCAGCTACTGTGATTACCCAGGAGTCAGACTCAAAAGAAAAGCTCATCTACAGTATGGTAGTTGAAATGCAATACATCATGAATGTTGTGGTACAGATCCTGGTGAACTGGCTGGGTCTTAATGTAGGGGACCCAACAGAGGAACAACGGTATAAAGTGGAACCTCTGACATCCCAGCTGAGTCACTCTCCTAAGGGTCTCTATGACCCTAAGAATAGCAGACCAAAGAGACTAATGCGCCCCGAGGGTCAGAGCCATCCATCCATGTATAAGGGAATCAGAGACAAACAACAGTTGGTTGTTGGTGCCCAGAGAGCCTGTGATCAACATCAGAACAGAGTGAAGAGTGGAATGGGCTATGGCCAACTCCCCACTCCCAAGGGGACCAACCATCCATGTAGGAACAGGGGAATTGGAGACAAACAGCAATTAGATGTTGATGCCCAGAGAGCCTATGACCcaaatcaaattaaaatgaagagTGGAAGGGACTGCTATCCACATGCCAGCCCCAAAGGACACAAACATCTATTTATGCACAGAAATGTTAGAGATAAACAGCAATCAGGCATTGTCCAGAGGGCCTGTGACCCACATCAAAGTACAGAAAAGGGAATGGGCTGTGGCCACCTCATCGGTCCTAGAGAGAACAACCATCCAGTCACATACAGAGGAAGTGGAGACAAGAAGCAGTCATATGCTGCTGCCCAGAGAGCTGGTCACCCCAAATGGACCTTACCAGCATAG